One genomic segment of Candidatus Hydrogenedentota bacterium includes these proteins:
- a CDS encoding type II toxin-antitoxin system VapC family toxin produces MIPPSRCVIDASVGIKLCVKESLSDRVESLLSKEGADENTRRYVPDLFFVECANVLWKYVVRFGYSAKDARRIMTLLRRLDLMAISTEMLLPEALNIAIGHSISVYDACYVAAAVAVEAPLITADERLVECMRDTAYRVHSLRQLR; encoded by the coding sequence ATGATTCCGCCTTCTCGGTGCGTGATAGACGCAAGCGTGGGCATCAAACTGTGTGTCAAGGAATCCCTCTCCGATAGGGTGGAGTCGCTTCTTTCCAAAGAGGGCGCCGATGAAAACACCCGGCGATACGTGCCGGATCTGTTCTTTGTGGAATGTGCAAACGTTCTCTGGAAATATGTGGTGCGCTTTGGATATTCCGCCAAGGACGCCCGGCGCATCATGACGCTACTCCGGCGGCTCGATCTCATGGCCATTTCCACCGAAATGCTCCTTCCCGAAGCGCTCAATATCGCCATTGGACATTCCATTTCGGTATATGACGCATGCTATGTGGCGGCCGCCGTCGCAGTGGAGGCTCCGCTGATTACAGCGGACGAACGGCTTGTCGAATGTATGCGGGACACGGCATACCGTGTTCATTCGTTGCGGCAATTGCGCTGA
- a CDS encoding alpha/beta fold hydrolase: MALVALHSTEWLKNTGDKIVRAAVHIHQREALRPEQDAILVSNRQGRLESLLIPFLFQKHLKRSVGVLAEDRLLVGRIGAYLQSHAITLSPRPDRDEDIVPSLLNGGGLWLSLMRDTSGKNGTPHVPVAHTEPAMLALRAAFLRRLAMREGTSEGDADAKRQTVIVPVNVSYYPPHGVTELFVWLGAAVARKGNGADLGDLPVSGTVLGADAEIHLTLGLPIDVESFIGTPEWNEVFTGGILRFDAMESDPQSLVSETARRIKRRYDADVHLLAMLHPLHILAGLLRSEWRSTFTDRAFRLRAYLCAMRAEAETAGPLHGDYRTTFDAIIRGIASPQYEAFMAGCVERGLLRVENGLYRRVKEVPVFADQALAPYFETIDPMPAIVRLMRHAAWTPNALVRREVRLLLTSEDQRSFERDYAATYEDGVTKPIEVGRPFLLRPWRPAKAAIVLIHGYMAAPLELRAMAEFLRGKGYAVYAVRMKGHGTSPADLATTTWHDWYASIERACAIAATLSDRVVVGGFSMGAGMALLTAARRPETTSAVFAIDAPLHLRNSSAKYAPSIVKMNAWMKRFHWNRFRWEYVENHPENRHINYTTNPVATVAELTTAMNIMADSLKKISSPALVIQGSRDPIVHPDSGPAVFDKIGTTRKTLYILERDRHGIVNGEGSREVFEHVALFLSQALRKE, encoded by the coding sequence ATGGCGCTTGTGGCGTTGCATTCGACAGAATGGCTCAAGAATACCGGGGACAAGATAGTCCGCGCAGCGGTGCATATCCATCAGCGCGAGGCGCTTCGTCCGGAACAAGATGCAATCCTCGTGTCCAATCGGCAGGGAAGGCTCGAGTCTTTGCTGATTCCCTTTCTTTTTCAAAAGCATTTGAAGCGTTCGGTGGGCGTTTTGGCCGAGGATCGCTTGCTGGTGGGCCGCATCGGCGCGTATTTGCAGTCCCACGCCATCACGCTTTCTCCCCGTCCCGACCGAGACGAGGATATAGTGCCGTCCCTGTTGAACGGAGGGGGATTATGGCTTTCGCTGATGCGGGACACATCCGGAAAGAACGGCACGCCGCACGTGCCCGTGGCGCACACCGAGCCGGCGATGCTGGCATTGCGCGCGGCGTTCTTGCGGCGTCTTGCGATGCGCGAAGGGACTTCGGAAGGCGACGCGGATGCAAAACGACAGACGGTTATCGTACCCGTGAATGTCAGTTATTATCCGCCACACGGCGTAACGGAACTTTTCGTGTGGCTAGGCGCGGCCGTGGCCCGCAAAGGGAACGGGGCGGATTTGGGCGATTTGCCGGTTTCGGGTACGGTTTTGGGGGCCGACGCGGAGATTCATTTGACGCTTGGCCTGCCTATAGATGTGGAATCCTTCATTGGAACGCCGGAATGGAACGAGGTCTTTACGGGCGGCATCCTGCGTTTCGACGCCATGGAATCGGATCCGCAGTCTTTGGTGTCCGAGACGGCGCGCCGGATCAAACGCCGCTACGATGCCGATGTCCATCTGCTGGCCATGTTGCATCCGCTGCATATTCTGGCCGGTCTGCTGCGGAGCGAATGGCGATCCACGTTTACCGATCGCGCGTTCCGCCTCCGCGCGTATCTTTGCGCGATGCGGGCCGAGGCGGAAACCGCTGGGCCTCTTCATGGCGACTACCGCACAACGTTCGATGCCATTATCCGGGGCATTGCATCGCCGCAATACGAAGCCTTCATGGCGGGTTGTGTCGAACGGGGTCTTCTTCGGGTGGAAAACGGGTTGTACCGGCGTGTAAAAGAAGTGCCCGTCTTTGCCGACCAGGCGTTGGCGCCCTATTTCGAGACCATTGATCCCATGCCGGCGATTGTCCGCCTGATGCGTCATGCCGCATGGACTCCCAACGCACTGGTCCGGCGCGAGGTTCGCCTGCTTTTAACCAGTGAGGACCAGCGTTCGTTTGAACGCGACTATGCGGCAACCTACGAGGACGGGGTCACCAAACCCATCGAGGTGGGGCGTCCGTTTCTGCTGCGTCCGTGGCGGCCGGCCAAGGCGGCCATCGTGCTGATTCACGGGTATATGGCCGCGCCGCTTGAATTGCGCGCGATGGCCGAGTTTCTGCGCGGCAAAGGTTATGCCGTTTATGCTGTGCGCATGAAGGGCCACGGCACGTCCCCCGCGGACCTCGCCACGACAACTTGGCACGACTGGTATGCCTCGATCGAACGGGCATGTGCCATCGCCGCCACCCTCAGCGACCGGGTCGTGGTCGGCGGGTTTTCAATGGGCGCCGGCATGGCGCTCCTGACCGCCGCGCGACGCCCGGAAACCACAAGCGCCGTGTTTGCCATTGACGCGCCCCTGCATCTGCGCAATTCATCCGCAAAATACGCCCCTTCCATCGTGAAGATGAATGCGTGGATGAAACGGTTTCATTGGAACCGGTTCCGTTGGGAATATGTCGAGAATCACCCCGAAAACCGGCACATCAACTACACCACCAATCCGGTCGCCACCGTTGCCGAACTCACCACAGCCATGAACATCATGGCGGATTCGCTGAAAAAAATTTCTTCACCCGCTCTCGTTATTCAGGGATCGCGCGATCCCATCGTCCATCCCGATAGCGGCCCTGCCGTCTTCGACAAAATCGGCACGACCCGAAAGACGCTGTACATCCTCGAACGCGACCGTCACGGCATCGTCAATGGCGAAGGAAGCCGCGAGGTCTTCGAGCACGTTGCGTTGTTCCTGTCGCAGGCCCTGCGCAAAGAATAA
- a CDS encoding bi-domain-containing oxidoreductase, producing the protein MKQVLVRGGKVEVHELPVPTAPAGSALVRVHCSMISSGTESSFVSEGGVASYAMKKAKDPLNIEKVKRKLATIGLKGTLDIVRNKLFEFQTPGYSAAGTIIECGDGLQGYRSGDRVACAGVGHASHAEYDVVPQQLLTPIPDGVSFEEAAFVAIGAIAMQGVRQAAPTLGETIVVMGLGLVGQITVQIARAAGCHVIGSDPVAARRELAIRFGADAACAPGELSAVADEWTAGYGADAVIICAASKDSVVTQSALDLCRQKGRVIVVGAVGMQLIREPMYMKELDFRLSCSYGPGRYDTGYEEKGLDYPIGYVRWTEGRNMAEFLRMIADKRVDVKPLISVVKPIAEAAEAYKAILDKDSNTIAALIAYGGEQEQTGPPPERRLLVKPKNPVTKQVGVAVIGAGGFASAFHLPNTAKMPEARLEAVVDVAGAKAKQAAEKYGARYCTTDYREVLADDRVQAVIVATRHNMHKPLAIAAAEAGKHVFVEKPLAITVSDCEEVCAAVEKAGVLLSVGFNRRFSKFSQRAKALLPRMHGPKMILYRCNAGALPVGHWATDPIEGGGRIVGEGVHFFDFCCWLLDQDPIDIRADRIDANTQAIIPSDNLSVTMRFPDGSLATVVYCAIGHPSISKEYIEIAGGNAIIVIDNFMGIRFGGLPEKAAHQKIEHKGQYELLENFIKAIRGEGELSVTARHGLRATWIAQEALRKCHNP; encoded by the coding sequence ATGAAACAAGTACTTGTGCGCGGCGGCAAGGTCGAGGTGCATGAACTACCGGTTCCGACGGCGCCGGCAGGTTCGGCGCTGGTGCGCGTCCATTGTTCGATGATCAGTTCCGGCACGGAATCGTCGTTCGTGTCCGAAGGCGGCGTCGCATCCTACGCGATGAAGAAGGCCAAGGATCCGCTCAATATCGAGAAGGTCAAACGCAAACTTGCGACGATTGGCTTGAAAGGCACTCTGGACATCGTCCGCAACAAACTGTTCGAGTTCCAGACGCCGGGTTACAGCGCCGCGGGCACGATCATCGAGTGCGGTGACGGCCTCCAGGGTTATCGCTCGGGCGACCGTGTCGCATGCGCGGGTGTCGGCCATGCCAGCCACGCCGAGTATGACGTGGTTCCGCAACAACTCCTGACGCCGATTCCCGATGGTGTGAGTTTCGAGGAAGCGGCGTTCGTCGCCATTGGCGCCATCGCGATGCAGGGCGTGCGACAGGCCGCGCCGACCTTGGGCGAAACCATCGTCGTCATGGGACTGGGGCTCGTCGGCCAGATTACGGTCCAGATTGCGCGAGCCGCCGGCTGCCACGTCATCGGTTCCGATCCGGTCGCCGCGCGCCGCGAGCTCGCGATCCGGTTCGGCGCGGATGCCGCCTGCGCGCCCGGCGAACTGAGCGCCGTTGCCGACGAGTGGACGGCGGGCTATGGCGCGGATGCGGTTATCATTTGCGCGGCGTCGAAGGACAGCGTCGTGACCCAGTCCGCCTTGGATCTTTGCCGACAGAAAGGGCGCGTGATTGTGGTCGGCGCGGTCGGCATGCAGCTTATCCGCGAACCGATGTACATGAAGGAACTCGACTTTCGGCTTTCTTGCTCGTACGGGCCGGGCCGCTACGACACCGGTTACGAGGAGAAAGGCCTGGACTATCCCATCGGCTACGTCCGCTGGACCGAGGGCCGCAACATGGCCGAGTTCTTGCGCATGATCGCGGACAAACGGGTGGACGTAAAGCCCCTCATTTCCGTTGTCAAACCCATCGCGGAGGCCGCGGAGGCCTACAAGGCCATTCTCGACAAGGATTCGAACACCATCGCCGCGCTGATTGCGTACGGTGGCGAACAGGAACAAACCGGGCCCCCGCCGGAACGGCGTCTGCTCGTAAAACCGAAAAATCCGGTCACGAAACAGGTCGGCGTGGCGGTGATCGGCGCGGGCGGATTTGCGAGCGCGTTTCATCTGCCGAATACGGCGAAGATGCCCGAAGCACGGCTCGAAGCCGTCGTGGACGTGGCCGGCGCGAAGGCGAAACAGGCCGCCGAAAAGTACGGCGCGCGCTATTGCACGACGGATTACCGCGAAGTCCTTGCCGACGACCGCGTACAGGCGGTCATTGTCGCGACGCGGCACAACATGCACAAGCCGCTGGCGATTGCCGCCGCCGAGGCCGGCAAGCATGTCTTCGTCGAGAAGCCGCTCGCGATTACGGTGTCCGACTGCGAGGAAGTCTGCGCCGCGGTCGAAAAGGCCGGTGTGCTGCTCAGCGTCGGGTTCAACCGCCGCTTTTCGAAATTCAGCCAACGGGCCAAGGCCCTGCTGCCACGCATGCACGGTCCGAAGATGATCCTGTACCGATGCAATGCGGGCGCGCTGCCCGTTGGCCATTGGGCGACCGATCCCATCGAGGGCGGCGGGCGCATCGTCGGCGAAGGCGTGCATTTCTTCGATTTCTGCTGCTGGCTGCTCGACCAAGACCCGATAGATATCCGCGCCGACCGCATTGATGCGAATACGCAGGCGATTATTCCTTCGGACAATCTCAGCGTCACGATGCGATTCCCGGACGGATCGCTCGCAACCGTCGTCTACTGCGCCATCGGGCATCCGTCCATTTCCAAGGAATACATCGAAATCGCGGGCGGAAACGCCATCATCGTGATAGACAATTTCATGGGCATTCGCTTCGGCGGTCTGCCCGAAAAGGCCGCGCATCAGAAAATCGAGCATAAGGGCCAATACGAGCTGCTCGAGAATTTCATCAAGGCCATTCGCGGTGAAGGGGAACTCAGCGTAACCGCCCGCCACGGCCTTCGCGCCACTTGGATTGCGCAGGAAGCCCTGCGCAAGTGCCACAATCCCTGA